The Methanocella sp. genome includes the window TTCACTATGCCTAAGATCGCTACGTCCAGCGCCGAATAGGGCGTATCCGGGTGCACGTGGCCGCCCACGATGGGCACGCCGAACTTGTCGATACCGGCCTTCATGCCTTTCAGTACCTTTTGCGTTATCTCCTCGGAGTTGGAGGAAAATACGTCCACCATGCCGAGAGGCCTGCCGCCCATGGCGGCGATGTCGTGGACGTTTACGAGCACGGAGCAGTAGCCTGACCACTCGGGGTCGGCCTGCATGAGCTTATCCCAGATGCCGTCGGCCGCCAGTAGCAGCGCGTACTCGCCGTTATCGATGATGGCGGCGTCCTCGCCGAAGGAGGGATTGGTCCCCTTCTCGTCGAATATGCCCACGATGTTTTTGATGGTATGCTTGCGGGTAGTTCCCAGATAATCGCGCAACGATCCTGCAAGGCTCTCGAGGTTCATTCAGCAAGTCTCTCCATGTAATATGCCTATTGTCTGCCTATTATCCCCCATGCTTTTTAAAGATATCGACCACTGCACGATTCTCCTTTTGATACGCGCAAAGAATTAATCTAGTCGCACGGCTATTTAAGATTCGATGAGCGAAGAGTCCCGCCTGGACTGGGCCGAGAAATACAGGCCGGTATCCCTTTCGGATGTTGTAGGCAACGACGCCGCCGTGAAAGCCCTAAAGAAGTGGGCAGAGTCATTCGACTCTGGAAAGAAGGCCGCCATCCTCTACGGGGGCCCGGGCATCGGCAAGACGTCGGCCGCGTTAGCGCTGGCCCACGACATGGGCTGGGACTACATCGAGATGAACGCCTCGGACCAGCGGACAAAGGATGCGATAAATAAAGTCGCCGGCTCGGCATCGAAGACGGGCACTTTCGGCGGCACGAACGAGAGGCGCCTGCTTATTCTGGACGAGGCCGATAACCTGCACGGCAATTACGACCGGGGCGGCGAGGCGGCCATCATCAACGTCATAAAGAACACGAACCAGCCGATAGTCCTCATCGCGAACGACTTTTATGCCCTATCGAAGCCGCTGCGGGATGCGGCAGAGCCCATACAGTTCCGGGCTTTATTGAGCTCTTCAATCGCCAGAGTACTCAAAAAGGTCTGCATGGCCGAGAACATCAGGTGCCAGCCGGACGCCCTCATGAAGATCGCGGAGAGGACGAACGACATGCGGTCTGCCATCAACGACCTCCAGGCCGCGGCCATGGGCCAGGATGAGGTGACGCTCGCCGACGTTACGACGGGCGAGCGGGACGTGCCCGAGTCCATATTCAAGGTCATGGGGCTGATATTCCGGGGCGACGACCCGGAGAGGGCCCGCCGGGCGGTCATGGAACTGGACGAGAGCCCCGAGGACCTGGTGGGATGGGTGGACGAGAACCTGCCCCGGGAGTACCGGGATGACGACCTGGAGAGGGGCTTTGACGTGCTATCGAAGGCCGACATGTTCCTGGGACGGGTGAGGCGGCGCATGGACTACGGCATGTGGCGCTACGCCTCCTTCATGATGGTGGCTGGCGTGAACAGGGCCCGGAAGCATCGCTATGGCGGCTACACCCGCTATAGCGCACCGACCTACTGGCAGAAGCTGGGCCGGGCCAGGGGCAGCCGGGCCGTCCGGGACTCGCTCGCCGGGAAGATCGGCGGCTACTGCCACGCGTCCAGAAGAGAGGCCCGTGCCGTCTATATACCGCTCCTGCGCATCCTGTTCCAGGACGAGGATTATGCCGTCGGCATCACGGCCAGGCTCAGGCTCGAGGAGGACGATATCGCCTTTCTCATGGAGGCGGAAAAGTCCTCGAAAAAGGTCGAAAAGATCTATGAGAAGTCCAGGGACCTCATCGAGAAGGAGGTCGAGCAAGAGATCGACGCTTTCGCCAGGTTCGCCCCGAAAGAAAGCGCCAAAATCGAGCCGGTGGTCGAGGAAGCGCCGAAGCCGAAGCGGAAGCGCAAGACCGCAAGGGACGGCGGCGATGTAGAAAAAGCTCCTGTCATCATCGAGCCAATGCCCGAAGAGCCTAAAAAAGAAGAAGCCCCTGCGGAGCCGAAAAGTCAGCGCACATTATTCGACTTTTGATTCCTTAGCCTTCTCGGCCTGACCCTTTTCCCGTATTTTCTTAACGACCAGCATGAGCACGTAGGCGATAATTATCGAGAAGAAGCCTATCAATTGAAAGATAGAGTCATTCTTCAGCATGCCCCAGAGGAAGGCACAAAGGCCGACGAAGGCGATGACGACGCCGACGATGGCGATGACGCGCCGCTGCGTGAGATTATCCATGATGGCCTCTATGTATCCGCTTCTCTATAAAAGGTTATGGGGGGTTTCACCGGCCCCCGCCGCCGCCACCGCCGAACCCGCCGCCACCGCCGAACCCGCCGCCACCGCCGTGGCTGCTGCTGACGCCGCCCGCGTAGAGCGACGTGCTCATGGCGGCGAAGGCCATGCCCATGTGCGGGGGCACGCGGGCTTCCTGCACGTCGATGTGCAGCTCCTCCAGCGCCTTTTCCACGTTTTTACCCACGCCTAAGGCCGTGCCGTATGCCAGCCACTTGCCCCACATGGAGACGTCCTGCGGGGCGTACTTCCGGAGCATGGCCATGTCGGAGAGGAAGTGCGCGAACGCGTCCCACTGCAGCTTCTCCTCGTAGTGGTCGCCCTTCCAGTAGCCGAAGAGCGTCGAGGGATAGGCGGCCGCAATAATTACCTGCACGATCGAGACGACGAACAGTACGATGGCCATGACCAGCGGCATGCCCCAGGCCTGGTCGCCCCGGAGCAGCATGCCCCCGCCTAAGGCGATGGCCAGCCCCAAAAAGCCCGGCACCAGCAGCGGCAGCAGCTTCTTGCGGCCGCTGTGCGTGTATTCGTCGATGAGGGCCTTATCCGTATAGCCGGTGACGCCGACGTAGGACTGGTAAAACCGCCTCATCTCCGAGGCGATCACCGTATTCGTCCTCGCCTGCTTGGACAGCTTTTGCAGCTCTTCCGTGTCCAGGGGGCCGCCGTT containing:
- a CDS encoding replication factor C large subunit — protein: MSEESRLDWAEKYRPVSLSDVVGNDAAVKALKKWAESFDSGKKAAILYGGPGIGKTSAALALAHDMGWDYIEMNASDQRTKDAINKVAGSASKTGTFGGTNERRLLILDEADNLHGNYDRGGEAAIINVIKNTNQPIVLIANDFYALSKPLRDAAEPIQFRALLSSSIARVLKKVCMAENIRCQPDALMKIAERTNDMRSAINDLQAAAMGQDEVTLADVTTGERDVPESIFKVMGLIFRGDDPERARRAVMELDESPEDLVGWVDENLPREYRDDDLERGFDVLSKADMFLGRVRRRMDYGMWRYASFMMVAGVNRARKHRYGGYTRYSAPTYWQKLGRARGSRAVRDSLAGKIGGYCHASRREARAVYIPLLRILFQDEDYAVGITARLRLEEDDIAFLMEAEKSSKKVEKIYEKSRDLIEKEVEQEIDAFARFAPKESAKIEPVVEEAPKPKRKRKTARDGGDVEKAPVIIEPMPEEPKKEEAPAEPKSQRTLFDF